One Methylomarinovum tepidoasis DNA window includes the following coding sequences:
- the accB gene encoding acetyl-CoA carboxylase biotin carboxyl carrier protein produces the protein MDIRKIKKLLELLEDTSIAEIEIHEGEESVRITRVSQTQQTVVQVPAPEIQPPPQPAQPPTPAAEAPAAEAAGEEELKGHIVRSPMVGTFYRAPAPGAKPFVEVGQHVNVGDTLCIIEAMKILNQIEADKSGVVTKILVEDGQPVEYNQPLFVIE, from the coding sequence ATGGACATTAGAAAAATTAAAAAACTGCTCGAACTGCTCGAAGACACCAGCATCGCCGAAATCGAGATCCACGAGGGGGAGGAGTCGGTCCGCATCACCCGCGTCAGCCAGACCCAGCAGACCGTGGTCCAGGTGCCGGCGCCCGAGATCCAGCCGCCCCCGCAGCCGGCCCAGCCGCCCACCCCGGCGGCAGAGGCCCCGGCCGCCGAAGCCGCCGGCGAGGAGGAACTGAAGGGCCACATCGTCCGCTCCCCCATGGTCGGCACCTTCTACCGTGCTCCCGCCCCCGGGGCCAAACCCTTCGTCGAGGTGGGCCAGCACGTCAACGTCGGCGACACCCTGTGCATCATCGAGGCGATGAAGATCCTCAACCAGATCGAGGCGGACAAATCCGGCGTCGTCACCAAGATCCTGGTGGAGGACGGCCAGCCGGTGGAGTACAACCAGCCGTTGTTCGTGATCGAATAA
- the prmA gene encoding 50S ribosomal protein L11 methyltransferase: protein MAWRQLSFTLPQALADEVSDRLDLLGAQAVTFSEGDDEELFEPLPGETPLWQQTRATALFDPDTDTHAIADRLQAEFPQLQDWLHETLADQPWERAWLEHFQPLNFGRLWVCPSGQTPSDPDAVCLTLDPGLAFGTGTHPTTALCLEWLAEAPLAGKTVIDYGCGSGILAIAALLLGAERAVACDIDPQALSATCDNALKNRVADRLHCCDPDRMLMEAADIVIANILAGPLVELAPRLTALTKSGGRLVLSGVLESQLPAVRQAYREHFDFDIPAVLEGWGRLHGLKY, encoded by the coding sequence ATGGCCTGGCGTCAGCTCTCCTTCACCCTGCCACAAGCGCTGGCCGATGAGGTCAGTGACCGTCTGGACCTGCTCGGCGCCCAGGCGGTCACCTTCTCCGAGGGCGACGACGAGGAACTGTTCGAGCCGCTGCCGGGCGAAACCCCGCTATGGCAGCAGACCCGCGCCACCGCCCTGTTCGATCCGGACACCGACACCCACGCCATCGCCGACCGGCTCCAGGCCGAATTCCCCCAGCTCCAGGACTGGCTCCACGAAACCCTGGCCGACCAGCCCTGGGAACGGGCCTGGCTGGAACACTTCCAACCGCTGAATTTCGGCCGCCTGTGGGTCTGTCCCAGCGGCCAGACCCCATCCGATCCAGACGCCGTCTGCCTGACCCTCGACCCCGGCCTGGCCTTCGGCACCGGCACCCACCCCACCACAGCCCTGTGCCTGGAATGGCTCGCCGAGGCGCCGCTGGCCGGCAAAACCGTGATCGACTACGGTTGCGGCTCCGGCATCCTCGCCATCGCCGCCCTACTGCTGGGGGCCGAGCGGGCCGTCGCCTGCGACATCGATCCCCAGGCCCTGAGCGCCACCTGCGACAACGCCCTCAAGAACCGGGTCGCCGACCGCCTGCACTGCTGCGACCCCGACCGGATGCTCATGGAAGCGGCCGACATCGTCATCGCCAACATCCTCGCCGGCCCGCTGGTGGAACTCGCCCCCCGCCTGACGGCCCTGACCAAAAGCGGCGGCCGGCTGGTGCTCTCCGGCGTGCTCGAAAGCCAGCTGCCGGCGGTGAGGCAGGCTTACCGGGAACACTTCGACTTCGACATACCGGCGGTGCTGGAAGGCTGGGGACGGCTGCACGGTCTAAAATACTAA
- the accC gene encoding acetyl-CoA carboxylase biotin carboxylase subunit has product MLDKIVIANRGEIALRILRACRELGVRAVAVHSEADRDLKHVLMADESVCIGPPPSSDSYLNIPAIISAAEVTDAVAIHPGYGFLAENADFAERVIQSGFIFIGPRPETIRLMGDKISAKEAMKRAGVPCVPGSDGPLSDDLDENLRLAREIGFPVIVKAAAGGGGRGMRVVHSEAALANAITITRSEARTAFGSDELYMEKFLEKPRHIEIQVLADSHGNVIHLGERDCSMQRRHQKVIEEAPAPGITEDQRRFIGERCVEACREIGYLGAGTFEFLYEDGEFYFIEMNTRIQVEHPVTEMVTGVDLIKEQLRIAAGEPLSYAQEDIVIRGHAVECRVNAEDPETFMPSPGPIEQLHVPGGPGIRVDTHIYAGYKVPPYYDSMIGKFIAHGETRDSALARMRTALSETIVTGIKTNVPLLARIVSDSGFRAGGQTIHYLEDLLGLRE; this is encoded by the coding sequence ATGCTCGACAAGATCGTCATCGCCAACCGGGGCGAGATCGCCCTGCGCATCCTGCGCGCCTGCCGCGAACTGGGGGTGCGCGCCGTCGCCGTCCACTCCGAGGCCGACCGCGACCTCAAGCACGTGCTCATGGCCGACGAGTCGGTGTGCATCGGCCCGCCGCCGTCCTCCGACAGCTATCTCAATATCCCCGCCATCATCAGCGCCGCCGAGGTCACCGATGCGGTCGCCATCCATCCCGGCTACGGCTTTCTCGCCGAAAACGCCGATTTCGCCGAACGGGTGATCCAGAGCGGCTTCATCTTCATCGGCCCGCGGCCGGAAACCATCCGCCTGATGGGGGACAAGATCTCCGCCAAGGAGGCCATGAAGCGGGCCGGGGTGCCCTGCGTGCCCGGCTCCGACGGCCCCCTGAGCGACGACCTGGACGAGAACCTGCGCCTGGCGCGGGAAATCGGCTTCCCGGTCATCGTCAAGGCGGCCGCCGGCGGCGGGGGACGCGGCATGCGGGTGGTGCACTCGGAGGCGGCGCTCGCCAACGCCATCACCATCACCCGCAGCGAGGCCCGCACCGCCTTCGGCAGCGATGAGCTCTACATGGAGAAATTCCTGGAGAAGCCACGCCACATCGAGATCCAGGTGCTGGCCGACAGCCACGGCAACGTCATCCACCTGGGGGAACGCGACTGCTCCATGCAGCGCCGCCACCAGAAGGTCATCGAGGAGGCCCCGGCCCCGGGCATCACCGAAGACCAGCGCCGCTTCATCGGCGAGCGCTGCGTCGAAGCCTGCCGGGAGATCGGCTACCTGGGGGCCGGCACTTTCGAGTTCCTGTACGAGGACGGGGAGTTCTACTTCATCGAGATGAACACCCGCATCCAGGTGGAACATCCGGTCACCGAGATGGTCACCGGGGTGGACCTGATCAAGGAACAATTGCGCATCGCGGCAGGCGAACCTTTGTCCTACGCCCAGGAAGACATCGTCATCCGCGGCCACGCGGTGGAATGCCGCGTCAACGCCGAGGATCCGGAAACCTTCATGCCATCCCCCGGCCCCATCGAGCAGCTGCACGTGCCCGGCGGCCCCGGCATCCGGGTGGACACCCACATCTACGCCGGCTACAAGGTGCCGCCCTATTACGACTCGATGATCGGCAAGTTCATCGCCCACGGCGAAACCCGCGACAGCGCCCTGGCGCGGATGCGCACGGCCCTGAGCGAAACCATCGTCACCGGCATCAAGACCAACGTCCCGCTGCTGGCGCGCATCGTCAGTGACAGCGGTTTCCGCGCCGGCGGCCAGACCATCCACTATCTGGAAGACCTGCTCGGCTTGCGGGAATGA
- a CDS encoding DUF3426 domain-containing protein encodes MKESPLPEAEDAAPSGGGHWYWFAAVLGVLLLVQIFLAAKDRLAQIPQLRPVLETLCHGLGCRLPPFRSLNEIQVVDRALYPARDRADAYDFHLVIVNQTPYPQPYPLLKLTLTALDGTPIAARIFKPEEYLKTRNPPLMPPYRMIFVELRLAAPKREVGGFQFELLS; translated from the coding sequence ATGAAGGAATCCCCCCTGCCCGAGGCCGAAGACGCCGCCCCCTCCGGCGGCGGCCACTGGTACTGGTTTGCTGCCGTGCTCGGCGTGCTGCTGCTGGTCCAGATCTTCCTGGCCGCGAAAGACCGGCTGGCGCAGATCCCGCAGCTGCGCCCCGTGCTGGAAACCCTCTGCCACGGCCTCGGCTGCCGGCTGCCGCCCTTCCGCAGCCTGAACGAAATCCAGGTGGTGGACCGTGCCCTCTATCCCGCCAGGGACCGGGCCGACGCGTACGATTTCCATCTGGTCATCGTCAACCAGACGCCCTACCCCCAGCCTTATCCGCTCCTGAAACTGACCCTGACCGCCCTGGACGGCACCCCCATCGCCGCCCGCATCTTCAAACCGGAGGAATACTTGAAGACCCGCAATCCACCCCTGATGCCTCCTTACCGGATGATCTTCGTCGAACTGCGACTGGCCGCCCCCAAACGGGAGGTGGGCGGCTTCCAATTCGAGCTTCTGTCATGA